A genomic stretch from Pelotomaculum schinkii includes:
- a CDS encoding metallophosphoesterase: MKIYAIGDMHFSFSRPVDPLRWDDVETYKPMDIFGAEWRGHYRKIYDNWVKIINNEDIVLIPGDFSWAMKLSEARYDLDFLGLLPGTIVGIPGNHDLWWQSLSRVREALPPNMRLLQNDHTEVGNVSLCGSRGWLCPGAEYFSDHDLKIYRRELIRMENSLKSAGPAGKEIIVMMHFMPVNDRHEKNEFIEMFQYYRVNTVVYGHLHGAATRLRLPGRAWGIKFQLASADFLHFAPVLIKDEGLI; encoded by the coding sequence TTGAAAATTTACGCCATAGGTGATATGCACTTTTCTTTCAGCCGTCCGGTTGACCCGTTACGCTGGGATGATGTCGAAACCTACAAGCCGATGGATATATTCGGGGCGGAATGGCGCGGACACTACCGAAAAATATATGACAACTGGGTTAAGATAATAAATAATGAAGATATTGTTCTAATACCCGGTGATTTTTCATGGGCCATGAAACTGAGCGAGGCGCGCTACGACCTGGATTTCCTGGGCTTACTGCCGGGGACCATTGTGGGTATACCAGGAAACCATGATCTCTGGTGGCAAAGTCTTTCACGTGTGCGCGAAGCGCTGCCTCCAAACATGAGATTGCTCCAGAATGATCATACTGAGGTCGGCAATGTTTCGCTTTGTGGTTCAAGGGGCTGGCTTTGCCCGGGAGCAGAATATTTCAGTGACCATGACCTTAAAATATACCGCAGGGAGTTAATAAGGATGGAGAATTCCTTAAAGAGCGCTGGTCCTGCCGGTAAGGAAATTATTGTAATGATGCATTTTATGCCTGTTAATGATCGCCACGAGAAGAATGAATTTATTGAAATGTTTCAATATTACCGGGTAAACACCGTGGTTTACGGCCATTTACACGGAGCGGCAACCAGGCTTCGGCTTCCAGGCCGCGCCTGGGGGATAAAGTTCCAATTGGCCAGTGCGGACTTTCTGCATTTCGCGCCTGTATTAATAAAGGACGAGGGCTTAATATGA
- a CDS encoding HAD family hydrolase has translation MNTEAVLFDLDGTLVDSLPLIVRTYRHVFKEMDIPWGNDDVVKMIGLPLKDIGRRFVGEAAPAFEERYQYYYHRDHDLYTRLFPGTLEMLESLKSQGIRLGIVTSKGKPGTTRTAAFTRLDAYMDVMITAHDVARHKPDPEPILTALATLHAQAERTIFIGDSSYDILTGKNAGCLTLGVAWGLDSRTELEKLSPDGILASWEELQEYL, from the coding sequence ATGAATACTGAAGCAGTTTTATTCGACCTGGACGGTACTCTGGTGGATTCACTTCCTTTAATAGTACGTACCTACCGCCATGTATTCAAGGAAATGGACATACCATGGGGAAATGATGATGTCGTGAAAATGATCGGCCTCCCCTTGAAAGATATCGGACGCCGCTTTGTGGGTGAAGCGGCCCCTGCTTTTGAAGAGCGGTACCAGTACTATTACCACCGGGACCATGACCTCTATACCCGCCTTTTCCCAGGCACACTGGAGATGCTGGAAAGTCTTAAAAGCCAGGGGATTCGATTGGGCATCGTTACTTCAAAGGGAAAGCCCGGCACAACCAGGACAGCTGCCTTTACCAGGCTTGACGCTTACATGGATGTGATGATTACCGCCCACGACGTGGCGAGACATAAGCCTGACCCGGAACCCATCTTAACAGCTCTGGCAACCTTGCATGCGCAGGCTGAAAGGACTATTTTTATTGGGGACAGCAGTTATGATATCCTCACCGGGAAAAACGCAGGATGCCTTACTTTGGGAGTCGCCTGGGGACTCGACAGCCGTACGGAACTGGAGAAACTCAGCCCTGACGGCATACTTGCAAGCTGGGAGGAACTTCAGGAGTATCTATAA
- a CDS encoding DUF503 domain-containing protein, whose product MVYKTRPVDSYGSRRELEDNRLIVGLLTVELFLGEANSLKEKRRLLKGLIDRIKARFNVSVAEVGEQDTWQRSVVGVSFVSCEQAHVHQVLAAVVRFIERQGTVLITDYQTELL is encoded by the coding sequence TTGGTATATAAAACGCGCCCGGTAGATAGTTATGGATCAAGGCGGGAACTGGAGGATAACAGATTGATCGTGGGATTATTGACGGTTGAGCTCTTTCTTGGTGAAGCAAATTCCCTAAAGGAGAAACGAAGATTGCTAAAAGGCCTTATCGACCGGATCAAAGCCCGCTTTAACGTATCAGTTGCCGAAGTAGGCGAACAGGACACCTGGCAGCGCTCCGTGGTGGGTGTTTCTTTCGTCAGCTGTGAGCAGGCTCATGTCCACCAGGTTTTAGCGGCGGTGGTAAGATTCATAGAGCGCCAGGGTACGGTCCTGATCACCGACTATCAAACCGAGTTGCTTTAA
- a CDS encoding C-GCAxxG-C-C family protein, with amino-acid sequence MSQELISAARNKAGDYFRQGYNCSESIFLAFRDLVAPELDAGLVKMFTGFGGGLGHAGCMCGALSSAEMIISLFTGRTSNQEDREVSYQAAREYHDLFNERFGGTCCRALNPHSFDTPEHLKNCLKITGNTGKLLMEYLIQKGLVA; translated from the coding sequence ATGAGTCAGGAGCTGATTTCAGCTGCCAGAAACAAAGCCGGGGATTATTTTCGCCAGGGGTATAATTGCTCGGAATCCATTTTCCTCGCCTTCCGGGATCTCGTGGCCCCGGAGCTGGATGCGGGGCTGGTTAAAATGTTTACCGGTTTTGGCGGTGGCCTCGGTCACGCCGGCTGCATGTGCGGGGCTTTAAGCTCAGCGGAAATGATCATCAGCCTTTTTACTGGACGGACCAGTAACCAGGAGGACCGCGAGGTAAGCTATCAAGCCGCCCGGGAGTACCACGATCTGTTTAACGAGCGTTTTGGCGGGACCTGCTGCCGCGCTCTGAACCCCCATTCTTTTGACACACCCGAACATCTCAAAAACTGTCTTAAAATTACCGGCAACACCGGGAAGCTATTAATGGAATATCTAATTCAAAAAGGTCTGGTGGCCTAA